The following are encoded together in the Oncorhynchus masou masou isolate Uvic2021 chromosome 5, UVic_Omas_1.1, whole genome shotgun sequence genome:
- the LOC135537747 gene encoding E3 ubiquitin/ISG15 ligase TRIM25-like isoform X2 has product MALLHEELLTDIGKCLTCSICFDIFTDPVTLTCGHSYCMKCLEDYLHGRAKTRKDCPGCRGKIRTGFKLNKNVLLCNIVNVHYEHKRFVSTEEFIKGHEMEVDFKEDKAEECVASHSQQTDINRPSELGSTIQQQQMETPVVINDTSSEVTDDRCPDVPASHDGRVQELPISPPSNDRYSAEGFAPTPHPLPGVSFSWLTFDPALGHRSLTFIPKEHRVVTKRTSSACHNGRFDISQWMAEQEFSEGCHYWDVDTSASVGWAVGVSYLSIGRRDQLGRTANSWCLEWSRNKLCYWHDNIEEFIKHGCPSIVRLALDVTNGTLSFYSLSDSQTLLHCVEEGFTEPVRPVFWLFGLKLNNALSFPPYVS; this is encoded by the exons ATGGCGTTGCTACATGAAGAACTTCTTACAGATATAGGAAAATGTCTCACATGTTCAATATGCTTTGACATTTTCACTGATCCGGTGACTTTAACTTGTGGCCACAGTTATTGTATGAAATGTTTAGAGGATTATCTACATGGAAGAGCGAAGACGAGGAAGGATTGTCCCGGTTGCAGAGGAAAAATTCGAACAGGTTTTAAACTGAATAAAAATGTTCTACTTTGTAACATTGTGAATGTTCATTACGAACATAAACGTTTTGTATCCACTGAAGAATTTATAAAAGGACATGAAATGGAAGTG GACTTCAAAGAGGATAAAGCTGAAGAATGTGTGGCCTCACACTCACAACAGACTGATATCAACAGACCATCTGAGCTGGGAAGTACTATTCAACAGCAACAG ATGGAGACCCCTGTTGTTATAAATGACACAAGCTCAGAAGTGACAGATGACAGATGTCCAGATGTCCCAGCCTCCCATGATGGTCGGGTTCAGGAGTTGCCTATCTCCCCTCCTTCAAATGACAGATACAGTGCTGAAG GCTTTGCCCCTACACCCCATCCCCTGCCTGGGGTCAGCTTCTCCTGGCTCACCTTCGACCCAGCCCTAGGCCACAGGAGCCTGACCTTCATACCCAAAGAGCACAGAGTGGTGACCAAGAGGACGTCCTCCGCATGCCATAACGGCCGCTTTGACATCAGCCAGTGGATGGCGGAGCAGGAGTTCAGCGAAGGCTGCCACTATTGGGATGTAGATACGTCGGCGAGCGTGGGCTGGGCCGTCGGGGTTTCCTACCTCAGCATCGGCCGCAGAGATCAGCTGGGTCGCACAGCCAACTCCTGGTGCCTGGAGTGGAGCAGGAACAAGCTCTGCTACTGGCACGATAACATAGAGGAGTTTATCAAACATGGCTGCCCCAGTATCGTTAGACTGGCTCTGGATGTGACAAATGGGACCTTGTCATTTTATAGCCTGTCTGACAGTCAGACTCTGCTGCATTGTGTGGAGGAGGGATTCACAGAGCCAGTGAGGCCAGTGTTCTGGCTGTTTGGGCTGAAGCTAAACAATGCTCTGTCCTTTCCTCCTTACGTGTCATAA
- the LOC135537747 gene encoding E3 ubiquitin/ISG15 ligase TRIM25-like isoform X1: MALLHEELLTDIGKCLTCSICFDIFTDPVTLTCGHSYCMKCLEDYLHGRAKTRKDCPGCRGKIRTGFKLNKNVLLCNIVNVHYEHKRFVSTEEFIKGHEMEVDFKEDKAEECVASHSQQTDINRPSELGSTIQQQQMETPVVINDTSSEVTDDRCPDVPASHDGRVQELPISPPSNDRYSAEAGFAPTPHPLPGVSFSWLTFDPALGHRSLTFIPKEHRVVTKRTSSACHNGRFDISQWMAEQEFSEGCHYWDVDTSASVGWAVGVSYLSIGRRDQLGRTANSWCLEWSRNKLCYWHDNIEEFIKHGCPSIVRLALDVTNGTLSFYSLSDSQTLLHCVEEGFTEPVRPVFWLFGLKLNNALSFPPYVS, from the exons ATGGCGTTGCTACATGAAGAACTTCTTACAGATATAGGAAAATGTCTCACATGTTCAATATGCTTTGACATTTTCACTGATCCGGTGACTTTAACTTGTGGCCACAGTTATTGTATGAAATGTTTAGAGGATTATCTACATGGAAGAGCGAAGACGAGGAAGGATTGTCCCGGTTGCAGAGGAAAAATTCGAACAGGTTTTAAACTGAATAAAAATGTTCTACTTTGTAACATTGTGAATGTTCATTACGAACATAAACGTTTTGTATCCACTGAAGAATTTATAAAAGGACATGAAATGGAAGTG GACTTCAAAGAGGATAAAGCTGAAGAATGTGTGGCCTCACACTCACAACAGACTGATATCAACAGACCATCTGAGCTGGGAAGTACTATTCAACAGCAACAG ATGGAGACCCCTGTTGTTATAAATGACACAAGCTCAGAAGTGACAGATGACAGATGTCCAGATGTCCCAGCCTCCCATGATGGTCGGGTTCAGGAGTTGCCTATCTCCCCTCCTTCAAATGACAGATACAGTGCTGAAG CAGGCTTTGCCCCTACACCCCATCCCCTGCCTGGGGTCAGCTTCTCCTGGCTCACCTTCGACCCAGCCCTAGGCCACAGGAGCCTGACCTTCATACCCAAAGAGCACAGAGTGGTGACCAAGAGGACGTCCTCCGCATGCCATAACGGCCGCTTTGACATCAGCCAGTGGATGGCGGAGCAGGAGTTCAGCGAAGGCTGCCACTATTGGGATGTAGATACGTCGGCGAGCGTGGGCTGGGCCGTCGGGGTTTCCTACCTCAGCATCGGCCGCAGAGATCAGCTGGGTCGCACAGCCAACTCCTGGTGCCTGGAGTGGAGCAGGAACAAGCTCTGCTACTGGCACGATAACATAGAGGAGTTTATCAAACATGGCTGCCCCAGTATCGTTAGACTGGCTCTGGATGTGACAAATGGGACCTTGTCATTTTATAGCCTGTCTGACAGTCAGACTCTGCTGCATTGTGTGGAGGAGGGATTCACAGAGCCAGTGAGGCCAGTGTTCTGGCTGTTTGGGCTGAAGCTAAACAATGCTCTGTCCTTTCCTCCTTACGTGTCATAA